A single window of Sphaerodactylus townsendi isolate TG3544 linkage group LG03, MPM_Stown_v2.3, whole genome shotgun sequence DNA harbors:
- the LOC125427859 gene encoding CMRF35-like molecule 5, whose translation MKLFCGLIWTLNQVCWGLKGPQVVTAPLGGSASVLCQYGKGQEEFVKFWCKEETFRFCSSDHTVYTTGSEAEVKWNAISIKDNHASRMFRVTMDNLTQGDTGTYLCGVQKTRYDIWYPVDVIITTDAAAAASNDFPNSILETVAEEERNSSTIAPERIQTNNIHFLLLLSKIPIFLALIAIVVWIHICYKEGRSCSAKDSRDARKALNRHSERS comes from the exons ATGAAGCTTTTCTGTGGTTTGATATGGACTCTAAACCAAG TTTGCTGGGGACTTAAGGGCCCTCAGGTAGTGACTGCCCCCCTTGGTGGTTCTGCATCTGTGCTGTGCCAGTATGGAAAGGGTCAGGAAGAATTTGTCAAATTCTGGTGTAAAGAAGAAACTTTTAGATTCTGTTCTAGTGATCACACTGTCTACACAACAGGATCAGAGGCAGAAGTAAAGTGGAATGCAATCTCCATCAAAGACAACCATGCATCCCGCATGTTCAGGGTGACTATGGACAACCTCACACAGGGAGATACTGGGACATATCTCTGTGGGGTACAGAAAACCAGGTATGACATCTGGTACCCAGTGGATGTGATCATTACCACAG atgctgctgctgctgcttcaaatgATTTTCCAAATAGCATTTTGGAAACAGTAGCAGAAGAAGAACGTAACTCCTCTACCATAGCCCCTGAAAG AATCCAGACAAACAACATCCACTTTCTGCTCCTGCTCTCCAAAATCCCCATTTTCTTAGCCTTGATAGCCATTGTGGTATGGATACACATCTGTTACAAAGAAGGCCGAAGTTGCAGTGCCAAGGATTCCAGAGATGCCAGAAAAGCTTTAAATAGGCACAGTGAACG CTCATGA